One window of Candidatus Mycobacterium wuenschmannii genomic DNA carries:
- a CDS encoding PGRS repeat-containing protein, which yields MAGQHRSKKNKSKARRRRGAIGLGGGASAFLALGLGPLAAAPAAHADDFGLDAIFDPIVASFTTIDPAFGASLGTWFDSIDTALSAWFVADPTSGLDSALGAASTLDASGSTDPFTAYLQDLGQQWMDSPFGQSVDTMLNQWYEAASPANSVSDSCGFICNGIDGTAANPDGQDGGMFFGNGGDGYTFTTGALAQNGGDGGDAGMFGNGGDGGAGYLGGNGGDGGLGGLYGGNGGLGGDGSGLGIGGNGGDTGLYAFYGSGGNGGDGFKGGNGGDGATYGSFGNGGAGGNGSDATATQEAGSGGNGGNGGQFSFLGSGGTGGSGGAGLTGTAGSFTTGDGTGGNGGDGGLGGNGGAAGLFGFGGSGGAGGVGGNGGVGAAGDFDNAVSQGFGGTGGIGGTGGDHGLAGGAGTSSGFAGASGFDGNGGSGGAGGVGDSSAVAGTTATGGAGGAGGAGGVGTADAAGQGGGGGGGGGFASTEINNSGLIGGTSTATGGAGGVGGAGSTSAEGGSGGQGGYAQLNANGGSIISGKAVGGIGGAGGTNGGTGGDGGYALIDSNGAGSTATGSATGGAGGAGIDGGQGGNGGFGNLSGGFGNDSADPAHSGTVSGSATGGPAAAAPEKTASGATAAAVVSQLLPVASPDSPDPASRAAPPPAAPAARPSTAASVARAARVCFRVALAKTSPVVWSSTARRRAALVALVRLPARWAATAVTARSSPSTPTASSTTAPRSAGPAVPAAPARVPETAARAASGTRSPAVPPLAGRAAPAVPAAQMVRRAVPVGPAARPAPTSVPAMPPLVRVAQAARAAPLLEPTVEPVEPAASRTPMPVAARQSAASAGRRRGQLGSGRRRRRRRRYRQLGQHRHHGHHRDRRRRRGRRGRWQRGRNLWRRWW from the coding sequence ATGGCTGGTCAACATCGTTCGAAGAAGAACAAGAGCAAGGCCCGCCGGCGTAGGGGCGCAATCGGCCTCGGTGGCGGCGCGAGCGCGTTCCTGGCACTGGGCCTCGGACCGCTGGCCGCCGCGCCGGCAGCGCACGCCGACGACTTCGGGCTGGACGCGATCTTCGATCCGATCGTGGCCTCGTTCACGACTATCGACCCGGCATTCGGCGCGAGCCTGGGCACGTGGTTCGACAGCATCGACACCGCGCTGAGCGCGTGGTTCGTCGCCGACCCCACGTCGGGCCTGGACTCCGCCTTGGGTGCGGCGTCGACCCTCGACGCCTCGGGTTCAACAGATCCATTCACCGCGTACCTCCAGGACCTGGGCCAGCAATGGATGGACAGTCCGTTCGGACAGAGCGTCGACACGATGCTCAACCAGTGGTACGAGGCGGCCAGCCCCGCGAACTCGGTTTCTGACTCCTGCGGATTCATCTGCAACGGCATCGATGGAACCGCGGCCAACCCCGACGGCCAAGACGGCGGAATGTTCTTCGGCAACGGTGGTGACGGCTACACATTCACCACCGGCGCGCTTGCGCAGAACGGTGGTGACGGCGGTGACGCCGGGATGTTCGGCAACGGCGGTGACGGTGGTGCCGGATACCTCGGCGGCAACGGCGGCGACGGCGGCCTCGGCGGACTGTATGGAGGCAACGGTGGTCTCGGTGGCGACGGCAGCGGCCTCGGCATCGGCGGCAACGGCGGCGACACCGGTCTGTACGCCTTCTACGGCTCCGGAGGCAATGGCGGCGACGGCTTCAAGGGCGGCAACGGCGGCGACGGCGCAACCTACGGCTCGTTCGGCAATGGTGGCGCGGGCGGCAACGGTAGCGACGCGACCGCGACTCAAGAAGCGGGTTCGGGCGGTAACGGCGGTAACGGCGGCCAGTTCTCGTTCCTGGGCTCCGGCGGCACCGGCGGCAGCGGTGGTGCCGGCTTGACCGGTACCGCAGGCTCGTTCACCACTGGCGACGGCACCGGCGGCAACGGAGGCGACGGCGGCCTCGGCGGTAACGGCGGCGCAGCCGGGCTGTTCGGCTTCGGCGGCAGCGGCGGCGCCGGCGGCGTTGGCGGTAACGGCGGCGTCGGCGCGGCCGGCGACTTCGACAATGCGGTCTCGCAAGGCTTCGGTGGCACCGGTGGCATCGGCGGCACGGGTGGTGATCACGGCCTAGCGGGCGGCGCGGGCACATCATCCGGTTTCGCCGGCGCAAGTGGGTTCGACGGCAACGGTGGCTCGGGCGGCGCCGGCGGTGTCGGCGACTCGAGCGCGGTGGCCGGCACGACTGCCACCGGCGGTGCCGGTGGGGCCGGCGGTGCGGGCGGCGTCGGAACCGCGGATGCGGCCGGCCAGGGCGGCGGCGGCGGCGGTGGCGGCGGCTTCGCCTCGACCGAAATCAACAACAGCGGACTCATCGGCGGCACCTCCACCGCGACCGGCGGTGCGGGTGGCGTCGGCGGCGCCGGATCCACTAGCGCGGAAGGCGGCAGTGGTGGCCAGGGCGGCTACGCGCAGCTCAACGCCAACGGCGGGTCGATCATCAGCGGCAAGGCGGTCGGCGGTATCGGCGGCGCCGGCGGCACGAACGGCGGCACCGGCGGTGACGGTGGCTACGCTCTGATCGATTCCAACGGTGCCGGTAGCACCGCGACCGGCTCTGCCACCGGCGGGGCGGGCGGCGCCGGCATCGACGGCGGCCAGGGTGGCAACGGCGGCTTCGGCAACCTCAGCGGCGGATTCGGAAACGACTCTGCCGATCCGGCCCACAGCGGCACCGTCAGCGGTTCCGCCACTGGCGGGCCGGCGGCAGCGGCACCGGAGAAAACAGCGTCGGGGGCGACGGCGGCCGCGGTCGTATCGCAGCTTCTGCCGGTAGCTTCGCCGGATTCTCCGGACCCGGCTTCGCGAGCGGCACCGCCACCGGCGGCGCCGGCGGCGCGGCCCTCAACGGCGGCGTCGGTGGCACGGGCGGCGCGGGTGTGCTTTCGGGTGGCATTGGCGAAAACGTCACCGGTGGTGTGGTCGTCAACGGCACGGCGACGGGCGGCGCTGGTGGCGTTGGTCAGGCTGCCGGCGCGATGGGCGGCAACGGCGGTGACGGCAAGGTCTTCGCCGAGTACGCCAACAGCGTCGTCAACAACGGCACCGCGGTCGGCGGGGCCGGCGGTGCCAGCGGCACCGGCACGGGTGCCGGAGACGGCGGCAAGGGCGGCCTCGGGTACTCGTTCACCAGCGGTACCGCCACTGGCGGGGCGGGCGGCGCCGGCGGTGCCGGCGGCACAAATGGTGCGGAGGGCGGTACCGGTGGGGCCGGCGGCGAGGCCCGCACCAACTTCGGTACCGGCAATGCCACCGCTGGTGCGGGTGGCGCAGGCGGCGCGGGCGGCTCCGCTGCTGGAGCCAACGGTGGAGCCGGTGGAGCCGGCGGCTTCGCGAACGCCAATGCCGGTAGCGGCTCGGCAATCGGCGGCGTCGGCGGGCCGGCGGCGCGGGCAGCTCGGCAGCGGCCGGCGGCGCCGGCGGAGACGGCGGTATCGGCAACTTGGCCAACACCGGCACCACGGCCATCACCGCGACCGGCGGCGCAGGCGGGGCCGGCGGGGCCGGTGGCAGCGCGGCCGGAACCTTTGGCGGCGATGGTGGTGA
- the ruvC gene encoding crossover junction endodeoxyribonuclease RuvC, giving the protein MRVMGVDPGLTRCGLSVIESGRGRQVIALDVDVVRTPSDEPLERRLLTISDTVDHWMDTHLPDVIAIERVFANQNANTAMGTAQAGGVIALAAAKRNIDVHFHTPSEVKAAVTGNGRADKAQVTAMVTKILALQTKPTPADAADALALAICHCWRAPMIARMAAAEAMAAEQRRNYQAKLKAAQ; this is encoded by the coding sequence ATGCGCGTGATGGGCGTCGACCCCGGCTTGACGCGCTGCGGGCTGTCCGTCATCGAAAGCGGGCGTGGCCGCCAGGTCATCGCGCTCGACGTCGACGTGGTGCGCACGCCGTCCGACGAGCCGCTGGAGCGGCGGCTCCTGACGATCAGCGACACCGTCGATCACTGGATGGACACCCATCTGCCGGACGTGATCGCGATCGAGCGGGTGTTCGCCAATCAGAACGCCAACACCGCAATGGGCACCGCGCAGGCAGGCGGCGTGATCGCGCTCGCAGCCGCCAAGCGCAACATCGATGTGCACTTCCATACGCCCAGTGAGGTCAAGGCGGCGGTCACCGGCAACGGCCGGGCGGACAAGGCTCAGGTCACCGCGATGGTCACCAAAATCCTTGCGCTGCAAACGAAGCCGACACCAGCCGACGCCGCCGACGCCCTCGCGCTGGCGATCTGCCACTGCTGGCGCGCGCCGATGATCGCCCGGATGGCCGCCGCCGAGGCGATGGCGGCCGAGCAGCGCCGCAACTACCAGGCCAAGCTGAAGGCGGCCCAGTGA